The proteins below come from a single Vibrio natriegens NBRC 15636 = ATCC 14048 = DSM 759 genomic window:
- a CDS encoding membrane integrity-associated transporter subunit PqiC, which yields MKRVFLLVSALLAGCSSAPEPTSSMYLLPKVESQTLSSAAVAERPLLIVRPVELASYLNNSGIVYRTSESQIIQAKHNQWAQSISEQITQRIIDDLRQKQSHYWPVKVHSLIDQSSENKLQLSLSRFNGNYQGNAELEGEWMLIDANGKVRHRSPVKILMPLQDEGYDALVGALSAGLENLTDNIAQQL from the coding sequence ATGAAGCGTGTATTTCTTTTAGTTTCTGCACTATTAGCAGGTTGTAGCAGCGCACCAGAACCAACCAGTTCGATGTATCTGTTACCGAAAGTAGAGTCTCAAACGTTGAGTAGCGCGGCAGTGGCTGAACGCCCTCTTTTGATTGTTCGCCCAGTTGAGCTGGCCAGCTATCTCAATAATAGTGGCATTGTGTATCGTACTTCTGAATCACAAATTATTCAGGCTAAACACAACCAATGGGCGCAAAGCATTTCAGAGCAGATAACTCAGCGAATCATTGACGACCTGCGCCAAAAGCAAAGCCATTATTGGCCAGTTAAAGTACATAGCCTAATAGATCAAAGTAGCGAAAATAAGCTCCAGCTAAGTTTGAGTAGGTTCAATGGAAATTACCAAGGTAACGCCGAGCTTGAGGGCGAATGGATGTTGATTGATGCTAATGGCAAAGTCCGACATCGCTCGCCAGTTAAAATCCTAATGCCTTTACAGGATGAAGGTTACGATGCTCTGGTTGGTGCACTTTCGGCCGGACTGGAAAATCTTACAGACAACATCGCGCAACAACTGTAA
- a CDS encoding ArnT family glycosyltransferase, with amino-acid sequence MNPVVAKSRQVWQNEDYYQTLCFLLILAIIIIFSGIGLRDPWPADEPRFVEVAREMVQSGNWFFPMRGGELYPDKPPVFMWSMAAFYWLTGSIKATFMLPNAIVSLVALICCYDISAKLWNVKTARSVGFLLLLAPQFIIQSKAAQIDAMVAAWITIAMYGLLRHFFVKTSWGWYGVAWIFMGLGIITKGVGFLPALFLVPVLLLHFTGKHRFEDAVSWKLLLGPVFMLATIACWLLPMISIVEISHNPDFAAYKDNILFKQTGERYANSWGHIKPWHYFVVSVIPVMWFPLYFIFFNKNFWKQLRLSPALISVLSWIVLVIVFFSISPGKRGVYILPALPMMAILAGYAFSHQSWPSWTSKVLKALTLVLGVVLFVGAVLVALEVKAITKHLDDYDSALPFAAFFLVAAIIWGIAFFKSRTVPAIGAFWVALSLTWVWYSFAGYMLLNPIRTPAKEIMAQAHKAIGEDGELGLTEFKEQFLLFSPISLTHFSYLSDHIEQERNAWLWINEKPNRYILTHDGHEKLCFDINKAKSLGNAHRKDWMLLNEESALDDCEPPKTIKRYELHVVEPYS; translated from the coding sequence ATGAATCCTGTTGTTGCGAAGTCCAGGCAAGTTTGGCAAAACGAAGACTATTACCAAACGCTCTGCTTCTTATTGATCCTCGCTATTATCATTATTTTTTCTGGAATTGGCCTACGTGATCCTTGGCCTGCAGATGAACCTCGTTTTGTCGAAGTTGCTCGTGAAATGGTTCAATCAGGTAACTGGTTTTTCCCGATGCGAGGAGGAGAGCTTTATCCGGATAAACCGCCAGTATTTATGTGGTCAATGGCGGCCTTTTATTGGCTGACTGGCAGTATAAAAGCGACCTTCATGTTGCCCAATGCGATTGTTAGCCTGGTCGCATTAATTTGTTGTTATGACATTTCGGCAAAACTGTGGAATGTGAAAACTGCTCGTAGTGTCGGCTTTTTATTACTGCTGGCTCCGCAATTTATTATCCAGTCTAAAGCGGCTCAAATTGATGCTATGGTCGCGGCTTGGATTACCATTGCGATGTATGGGCTGTTGCGACATTTCTTTGTAAAGACCAGTTGGGGATGGTACGGCGTTGCGTGGATTTTCATGGGGCTGGGCATTATAACGAAAGGTGTTGGCTTCCTGCCTGCCTTGTTCTTAGTGCCAGTTTTGTTGCTTCATTTTACGGGCAAACATCGATTCGAAGATGCAGTCTCCTGGAAACTGCTGCTTGGTCCCGTGTTTATGTTAGCAACCATTGCATGCTGGCTGTTACCAATGATTTCGATTGTTGAGATAAGCCACAACCCGGATTTTGCAGCATATAAAGATAATATCTTGTTTAAGCAAACGGGAGAGCGCTACGCAAATTCTTGGGGACATATTAAGCCTTGGCACTATTTCGTCGTCAGTGTCATTCCGGTTATGTGGTTCCCGCTTTACTTTATCTTCTTTAACAAGAACTTCTGGAAACAGTTACGTTTGTCGCCTGCACTTATCAGTGTGCTGTCGTGGATTGTACTGGTTATCGTATTCTTTAGTATCAGCCCAGGGAAACGAGGTGTATACATCTTGCCAGCACTACCAATGATGGCGATTTTAGCTGGCTATGCCTTTAGTCATCAGTCTTGGCCTTCATGGACAAGTAAAGTGCTAAAAGCTCTGACACTAGTTCTTGGCGTGGTTCTTTTTGTGGGTGCAGTGCTGGTAGCGCTGGAGGTGAAAGCAATCACCAAACATTTAGACGATTACGATTCGGCATTACCTTTCGCGGCATTCTTTTTAGTCGCGGCAATAATATGGGGAATAGCTTTCTTCAAATCTCGTACGGTTCCTGCCATTGGCGCGTTTTGGGTAGCGCTGTCACTAACATGGGTTTGGTACAGCTTTGCGGGTTACATGCTGCTCAATCCAATCCGTACGCCAGCAAAAGAAATAATGGCGCAAGCTCATAAGGCGATTGGTGAGGATGGGGAGTTGGGGCTTACTGAGTTTAAAGAGCAGTTTCTACTATTCTCTCCAATATCATTAACGCACTTCAGTTATTTATCTGATCATATAGAGCAAGAGCGCAATGCATGGCTATGGATAAATGAAAAGCCAAATCGTTACATTCTTACCCATGATGGTCATGAGAAGCTTTGTTTTGATATCAATAAAGCGAAGTCACTTGGTAACGCACATCGTAAAGACTGGATGTTATTGAATGAAGAGAGTGCGCTGGACGATTGTGAGCCACCTAAAACCATCAAACGTTATGAGTTACATGTCGTCGAGCCTTACTCATGA
- a CDS encoding TVP38/TMEM64 family protein, producing MKWLKLFLLIAVGVLIANQLDNPVLVHLTDKNWLVGYIQQNGMTGELVVFTFSVIFLSLSGPKQAIALVFGYLYNINLGVVLTLLACVVGATFNYYCARFIFANWLYSHFPKKMIKFNSFASRKPFYKILLLRLFPIGNNVVTNVLSGSVRVPFFAFLSASVLGYLPQVIIFALMGAGIQSSSNTMIYLSIFFGVVSALLTGFLYRDHIKSRVELLNMEEEL from the coding sequence ATGAAGTGGCTGAAGCTTTTTTTATTAATTGCTGTCGGGGTTCTGATTGCGAATCAGCTTGATAACCCCGTCTTGGTGCATTTAACGGATAAAAACTGGCTAGTTGGTTATATCCAACAAAATGGTATGACGGGAGAGCTGGTGGTATTCACTTTCAGCGTTATATTTTTATCCTTAAGTGGGCCTAAGCAAGCAATCGCACTCGTGTTTGGGTATTTATATAATATAAACCTAGGCGTGGTTCTGACATTATTAGCCTGTGTTGTCGGTGCCACATTCAATTATTATTGCGCTCGGTTTATCTTCGCCAACTGGTTATATAGTCATTTCCCTAAAAAAATGATCAAATTCAATTCATTCGCCAGCCGAAAACCATTTTATAAAATCTTGCTGTTGCGTTTGTTCCCTATCGGAAATAATGTTGTCACTAACGTTTTATCGGGCAGCGTGCGAGTTCCTTTTTTTGCTTTCCTTTCTGCAAGTGTACTTGGCTATCTCCCACAAGTGATTATATTCGCGCTAATGGGAGCAGGTATTCAGTCATCAAGTAATACAATGATATATCTCAGTATTTTCTTTGGTGTTGTCAGTGCTTTACTGACTGGTTTTCTGTATAGAGATCATATTAAAAGCCGCGTTGAACTATTAAATATGGAAGAGGAACTATGA